The following are encoded together in the Actinoplanes sp. N902-109 genome:
- a CDS encoding Xaa-Pro dipeptidyl-peptidase, with the protein MRYALLAALVAVLTAPAPAQAAPSQPFVRGGQTVPTYDYADAIHESVWVQTPDDADQDGVKDRVAVDLVRPRTGTGVKVPVIMDASPYYACCGRGNEGELKEYDANGVISKEPLFYDNYFVPRGYAFAAVDLTGTNRSTGCEDVGGPHEVAGAKAAIDWLNGRAPGFAADGTRVTAAAWTTGKVGMIGKSWDGSIANGVAATGVQGLATIVPISAISSWYDYMRYNGTLRSSGYPTYLQGVVSDRPAECAAVTESLATDSADPTADYNAFWRARDYRPAASKVHASVFVVHGVNDLNVATPQFAKWWDALAQAGVPRKIWLHQTGHVDPFDLRRGAWVDTLHRWFDRWLQGLPDGIDREPRATIETAPGTWTDARDWPLPGTRDVSVRLGTGTAAYTDESLPEDEAVADPAVTEPGRLAFRYGPLPTALRLSGTPVVTLRVRVDRPTTQLSARLVDYGTAGRVQYDQGEGVRTLSTESCYGESTAADDACYFDVAERVATTDHAVLTRGWQDAAHHTSLRFTTPLRPGRWYTIDVELSAYDATVAAGHTLGLVLTQSDPEFTEPTPTGATVEVNLARSTLTLPVTGPAELHPSSTAPATRNGLTAGPRPERERP; encoded by the coding sequence ATGCGTTATGCCCTGCTGGCGGCCCTCGTCGCCGTGCTGACCGCGCCCGCCCCGGCGCAGGCGGCACCCTCGCAACCCTTTGTCCGGGGCGGTCAGACCGTCCCCACCTACGACTACGCCGACGCGATCCACGAGAGCGTCTGGGTGCAGACCCCGGACGACGCCGACCAGGACGGCGTCAAGGACCGCGTCGCGGTGGACCTGGTCCGCCCGCGCACCGGCACCGGCGTCAAGGTCCCGGTCATCATGGACGCCTCGCCCTACTACGCGTGCTGCGGACGCGGCAACGAGGGCGAGCTCAAGGAGTACGACGCGAACGGCGTGATCAGCAAGGAGCCGCTGTTCTACGACAACTACTTCGTGCCGCGCGGCTACGCCTTCGCCGCGGTCGACCTGACCGGCACCAACCGCTCCACCGGCTGCGAGGACGTCGGCGGGCCGCACGAGGTGGCCGGGGCCAAGGCAGCCATCGACTGGCTCAACGGGCGGGCGCCCGGCTTCGCCGCGGACGGCACCCGGGTGACCGCCGCGGCGTGGACCACCGGCAAGGTCGGCATGATCGGCAAGTCCTGGGACGGCTCGATCGCCAACGGGGTCGCCGCCACCGGCGTCCAAGGACTGGCGACCATCGTGCCGATCTCGGCCATCTCCAGCTGGTACGACTACATGCGCTACAACGGCACCCTGCGCTCGTCGGGCTACCCCACCTACCTCCAGGGCGTGGTCAGCGACCGGCCGGCCGAGTGCGCGGCGGTGACCGAGTCGCTGGCCACGGACAGCGCCGACCCGACCGCCGACTACAACGCCTTCTGGCGCGCCCGCGACTACCGTCCCGCCGCGTCGAAGGTGCACGCGAGCGTGTTCGTCGTGCACGGCGTCAATGACCTGAACGTGGCCACCCCGCAGTTCGCGAAGTGGTGGGACGCGCTGGCCCAGGCCGGGGTGCCGCGCAAGATCTGGCTGCACCAGACCGGCCATGTCGACCCGTTCGACCTGCGCCGCGGTGCCTGGGTGGACACCCTGCACCGGTGGTTCGACCGGTGGCTGCAGGGCCTGCCGGACGGCATCGACCGGGAGCCGCGCGCCACGATCGAGACCGCACCGGGCACCTGGACCGACGCCCGGGACTGGCCGCTGCCCGGCACCCGGGACGTGTCCGTGCGGCTGGGCACCGGCACCGCCGCGTACACCGACGAGTCGCTGCCCGAGGACGAGGCGGTGGCCGACCCGGCCGTGACCGAGCCGGGCCGGCTGGCGTTCCGCTACGGCCCGCTGCCCACGGCGCTGCGCCTGTCCGGTACGCCGGTGGTCACCCTGCGGGTCCGCGTCGACCGGCCGACCACGCAGCTCAGCGCCCGGCTGGTCGACTACGGCACGGCCGGCCGGGTGCAGTACGACCAGGGCGAGGGCGTCCGGACGCTGAGCACCGAGTCCTGCTACGGCGAGTCGACGGCGGCCGACGACGCCTGCTACTTCGACGTCGCCGAGCGGGTCGCGACCACCGACCACGCCGTGCTCACCCGCGGCTGGCAGGACGCGGCGCACCATACGTCGCTGAGGTTCACCACGCCGCTGCGACCGGGCCGGTGGTACACCATCGACGTCGAGCTCAGCGCGTACGACGCCACGGTCGCGGCCGGTCACACGCTCGGCCTGGTCCTGACCCAGAGCGACCCGGAATTCACCGAGCCCACGCCGACCGGCGCCACGGTCGAGGTGAACCTGGCCCGCAGCACGCTCACGCTGCCGGTGACCGGCCCGGCGGAGCTGCACCCGTCGAGCACCGCGCCCGCCACCCGGAACGGCCTCACCGCGGGCCCGCGCCCGGAGCGGGAGCGCCCCTGA
- a CDS encoding glycoside hydrolase family 97 catalytic domain-containing protein, whose amino-acid sequence MRIAGLALLIAPLAVVVPTPASAATSAATSWTVTGPGGAVTARLALDDTGRLSFGVDRAGSPVLTPAPIGLTTLEADLSSGLTFRTRTSRTVHERYTRTTGKQLHRDTTLTESTFTFDHLQVVVRVSAEGAAYRYVLPTAATITGEASSWNLPAEAPAWVLPYTPNYEEPRVETTAGAAASGDYGFPALFRVGTGYALLTESDVDGRYDGARLVHTAGSAAYRIKLADPRISASAGLATPWRVAVVGDLATVTGSMLVDDLAPPSKLTDTSWVRPGVVAWSWLSEHSSPSDPVRQRQYIDFAARNGWPYVLIDEGWDASWVPEVVRYARARGVEVLLWVRWTDYSDALAARVQQWGVAGLKIDFMDSDSQATFQWYDRTLRETAARHLMVNFHGATVPRGIQRTWPQVMTMEAIRGAEQFRTRAAQNTIFPYTRNVVGGMDYTPVTWAVTDRDTTDAHEVALALVYESGWTHLADKPETYEAHAEALRTLSRLPTTWDESHLVTGAPGAETVIARRHDDRWYVGGISALPAHTADTTLDFLDGGRYLAETLRDGDHGLVRESRIVRRGDTLSVPEAANGGFVTVLCAYTGSATCDEPVRQVPATTLDVSVAPDGRTVSAVLTLPAGGPLRDVRLAPRGWDAPEAAVTAKTLRAGQSVRGTWTYTPGTTPGYVDVPVAAEFTFAGDPGYPDRPGAHPVHVEKAVRTLVTPPDPTGTPALSDLPFLTESNGYGPVERDLSNGESAAGDGHPLTLHGTVFAKGVGMHAPGEVTVWLGGACRSFTAQVGIDDEVTSSGSVDFQVLGDDGRVLAASGVRRSADPALPLPADVTGVRVLTLRATDGGDGKNFDHADWADARLTCG is encoded by the coding sequence ATGCGGATAGCAGGTCTTGCCCTCCTGATCGCCCCTCTGGCCGTCGTCGTACCCACGCCGGCCTCGGCGGCGACATCGGCGGCGACATCGTGGACAGTCACCGGGCCGGGCGGTGCCGTCACCGCCCGGCTCGCCCTCGACGACACCGGCCGGCTCAGCTTCGGCGTCGACCGGGCCGGCAGCCCGGTGCTGACCCCCGCGCCGATCGGCCTCACCACCCTCGAAGCCGACCTGAGCAGCGGCCTCACCTTCCGGACCCGGACCAGCCGTACGGTCCACGAGCGCTACACCCGCACCACCGGCAAGCAGCTGCACCGCGACACCACCCTGACCGAGTCGACGTTCACCTTCGACCACCTGCAGGTGGTGGTGCGGGTCTCCGCCGAGGGCGCGGCCTACCGCTACGTGCTGCCCACGGCCGCCACCATCACCGGTGAGGCGTCCTCCTGGAACCTGCCCGCCGAGGCGCCCGCCTGGGTGCTGCCCTACACGCCGAACTACGAGGAGCCGCGGGTCGAGACCACGGCCGGGGCGGCGGCGAGCGGGGACTACGGGTTCCCCGCCCTGTTCCGCGTCGGTACCGGCTACGCGCTGCTGACGGAGTCCGACGTGGACGGGCGCTACGACGGCGCCCGGCTGGTGCACACGGCGGGCTCCGCGGCGTACCGGATCAAGCTGGCCGACCCGCGGATCAGCGCAAGCGCGGGGCTGGCCACGCCGTGGCGGGTCGCCGTCGTCGGCGATCTCGCCACGGTCACCGGGTCGATGCTGGTGGACGATCTGGCACCGCCCTCGAAGCTCACGGACACCTCATGGGTGCGGCCGGGCGTGGTCGCGTGGTCGTGGCTGTCGGAGCACAGCAGCCCGTCCGACCCGGTGCGCCAGCGGCAGTACATCGATTTCGCCGCGCGTAACGGCTGGCCGTATGTGCTGATCGACGAGGGCTGGGACGCGAGCTGGGTGCCCGAGGTGGTGCGCTATGCCCGGGCCCGCGGGGTCGAGGTGCTGCTGTGGGTGCGCTGGACCGATTACAGCGACGCGCTCGCCGCCCGGGTGCAGCAGTGGGGCGTCGCCGGTCTGAAGATCGACTTCATGGACTCGGACAGCCAGGCGACGTTCCAGTGGTACGACCGGACGCTGCGGGAGACGGCCGCCCGGCACCTGATGGTCAACTTCCACGGCGCCACCGTCCCGCGCGGCATCCAGCGGACCTGGCCGCAGGTGATGACGATGGAGGCGATCCGGGGTGCCGAGCAGTTCCGCACCCGGGCGGCGCAGAACACCATCTTCCCGTACACCCGCAATGTCGTCGGTGGCATGGACTACACCCCGGTGACGTGGGCCGTCACCGACCGGGACACCACGGATGCGCACGAGGTCGCGCTGGCGCTGGTCTACGAGTCCGGCTGGACGCACCTGGCCGACAAGCCCGAGACGTACGAGGCCCACGCCGAGGCCCTGCGGACGCTGAGCCGGCTGCCGACCACCTGGGACGAGTCGCACCTGGTCACCGGCGCACCCGGCGCCGAGACGGTGATCGCGCGCCGGCACGACGACCGCTGGTACGTCGGCGGCATCTCCGCGCTGCCCGCGCACACCGCCGACACCACCCTGGACTTCCTCGACGGCGGGCGGTATCTCGCCGAGACGCTGCGCGACGGCGACCACGGGCTGGTGCGGGAGAGCCGGATCGTACGGCGCGGCGACACGCTGAGCGTTCCGGAGGCGGCCAACGGCGGGTTCGTGACCGTGCTGTGCGCGTACACCGGCTCGGCGACCTGTGACGAGCCGGTCCGGCAGGTGCCCGCGACCACGCTCGACGTCTCGGTCGCGCCGGACGGGCGCACGGTCTCGGCCGTCCTCACGCTGCCCGCGGGCGGGCCGCTGCGCGACGTCCGGCTCGCCCCGCGCGGCTGGGACGCCCCGGAGGCCGCGGTGACCGCCAAGACGCTGCGTGCCGGTCAGTCGGTGCGCGGCACGTGGACGTACACCCCCGGCACCACCCCGGGATATGTCGACGTGCCGGTGGCAGCCGAGTTCACCTTCGCCGGCGATCCCGGCTATCCCGACCGCCCCGGCGCGCACCCCGTCCACGTCGAGAAGGCGGTGCGCACGCTGGTCACGCCGCCCGACCCGACCGGCACCCCGGCCCTCAGCGACCTGCCGTTCCTCACCGAGAGCAACGGGTACGGGCCGGTGGAGCGGGACCTGTCCAACGGGGAGTCCGCCGCGGGTGACGGTCACCCGCTGACGCTGCACGGCACGGTCTTCGCCAAGGGCGTGGGCATGCACGCGCCCGGCGAGGTGACCGTCTGGCTGGGCGGGGCGTGCCGGTCGTTCACCGCCCAGGTCGGCATCGACGACGAGGTGACCAGCTCCGGCTCGGTGGACTTCCAGGTGCTCGGTGACGACGGCCGGGTGCTGGCGGCCTCGGGGGTGCGGCGCAGTGCCGACCCGGCGCTGCCGCTTCCCGCCGACGTCACCGGTGTGCGGGTGCTGACCCTGCGCGCGACCGACGGTGGCGACGGCAAGAACTTCGACCACGCCGACTGGGCGGACGCCCGGCTCACCTGCGGCTGA
- a CDS encoding TetR/AcrR family transcriptional regulator C-terminal domain-containing protein, giving the protein MVAPEARPKRGPKPALTLPAIAEAAIAVADAEGLAAVSMQRVAADLGYTKMSLYRYLPGKAELVALMLEQAIGAPPEPAPGGWRAGLEDWARRLLERYLVHPWAVEATVGKRPLGPYEMGWMEAALAHLRELPLTGAERLDTIAVLAGHGRMLAQQSAAMLGEREMTTAMAAVMRAHGDRFPHLPAAMADAGQGADQAFEYGLARILDGVEGLVSRR; this is encoded by the coding sequence GTGGTGGCACCCGAGGCGCGGCCCAAGCGCGGCCCCAAGCCGGCCCTGACCCTGCCGGCCATCGCTGAGGCGGCCATCGCCGTGGCCGACGCGGAGGGGCTCGCCGCGGTGTCCATGCAGCGCGTCGCGGCCGACCTGGGCTACACCAAGATGTCGCTGTACCGCTATCTGCCCGGCAAGGCCGAACTGGTGGCGCTCATGCTGGAACAGGCGATCGGCGCGCCACCCGAGCCGGCCCCCGGCGGCTGGCGGGCCGGCCTGGAGGACTGGGCGCGGCGGCTGCTCGAGCGCTACCTCGTGCACCCGTGGGCCGTCGAGGCGACGGTGGGGAAGCGGCCGCTGGGGCCGTACGAGATGGGGTGGATGGAAGCTGCCCTTGCGCACCTGCGGGAGCTTCCGCTGACCGGCGCGGAACGCCTCGACACCATCGCCGTGCTGGCCGGGCACGGCCGGATGCTCGCCCAGCAGTCCGCGGCGATGCTCGGCGAACGGGAGATGACTACGGCGATGGCGGCCGTGATGCGCGCGCACGGCGACCGGTTCCCGCATCTGCCGGCCGCGATGGCCGACGCCGGACAGGGGGCGGACCAGGCTTTCGAGTACGGCCTGGCCCGCATCCTGGACGGCGTCGAGGGGCTGGTCAGCCGCAGGTGA